One part of the Salvelinus sp. IW2-2015 linkage group LG28, ASM291031v2, whole genome shotgun sequence genome encodes these proteins:
- the LOC111954162 gene encoding eukaryotic translation initiation factor 2 subunit 1, with the protein MPNLSCRFYQHRFPEVEDVVMVNVRSIAEMGAYVSLLEYNNIEGMILLSELSRRRIRSINKLIRIGRNECVVVIRVDKEKGYIDLSKRRVSPEDAIKCEDKFTKSKTVYSILRHVAEVLEYTKDEQLESLFTRTAWVFDEKYKRPGYGAYDVFKQAVSDPAMLDGLDLTEEERAVLIDNINRRLTPQAVKIRADIEVACYGYEGIDAVKDALRAGLSCSTEAMPIKINLIAPPRYVMTTTTLERTEGLSVLNQAMAAIKERIEEKRGVFNIQMEAKVVTDTDETELARQLERLERENAEVDGDDEDGEMEAKAED; encoded by the exons ATGCCGAACCTTAGCTGTAGGTTCTACCAGCACCGGTTCCCTGAGGTGGAGGATGTGGTGATGGTGAACGTGCGCTCCATTGCCGAGATGGGCGCCTATGTCAGCCTGCTGGAGTACAACAACATTGAGGGCATGATCCTGCTGAGCGAGTTGTCGCGCCGACGTATCCGCTCCATCAACAAGCTCATTAGGATCGGACGCAATGAGTGCGTGGTGGTCATCCGAGTGGACAAAGAGAAGG GGTACATTGATTTATCAAAGAGAAGAGTTTCGCCTGAGGATGCTATCAAATGTGAAGACAAATTCACCAAATCTAAAACC GTGTACAGTATCCTTCGACACGTGGCTGAGGTGCTGGAGTACACTAAGGACGAGCAGCTGGAGAGCCTGTTCACGCGCACCGCCTGGGTGTTTGATGAGAAGTACAAGCGTCCGGGATACGGCGCCTACGACGTCTTCAAACAGGCTGTATC TGACCCTGCCATGCTGGATGGGCTAGACCTGACCGAGGAGGAGAGAGCCGTGCTCATTGACAACATCAACAGGCGTCTCACTCCACAGGCTGTCAAAATCAGAGCAG ACATCGAGGTGGCATGCTACGGGTATGAGGGCATTGACGCTGTGAAAGACGCACTGAGGGCRGGGCTTAGCTGCTCGACAGAGGCCATGCCCATCAAG ATTAATCTGATAGCACCGCCACGCTACGTCATGACCACAACCACTCTGGAGCGCACCGAGGGCCTGTCGGTTCTCAACCAGGCCATGGCAGCCATCAAGGAGAGGATCGAGGAGAAGAGGGGCGTCTTCAACATCCAGATGGAG GCAAAGGTGGTGACGGACACGGACGAGACCGAGCTGGCCCGTCAGCTTGAGAGGCTAGAGCGGGAGAATGCAGAGGTGGATGGAGACGACGAGGACGGAGAGATGGAGGCTAAAGCGGAGGACTAG